DNA from Carassius carassius chromosome 25, fCarCar2.1, whole genome shotgun sequence:
attggatcaaaaatacagtgaaaacagcaatattgtgaaatatgactacaatttataataacttttCTCTACATGTCCTAATTAGTTaactaatataattatttataatatcaaaTCATGTTTAATCTCTTCCTTCAAATTCTgaaaacaggatcctcacataatgAAGTGTTTGTACTCACGTGAACTCCTCTCGCATGGTGTATTTGTTTCCTGTTCTTGTCCTGATGGTGACAAACGGCAGCTCAGTAGCATCCAACGCCCCCAGACCGAACTCATCCTCCAGCTCCTCCAGAAAGTCATTACGGTTTGCCACAGAATACAGCAGGGCCTGAGAACTGAACTTAGATGCCACCTTCAACACTCTAAATGCAATTGGGACAGAGGTAAGTACTAAATGACTTTAAAATAAGTgagcaaatatatttattataaaggaCTCACCTGTTTCTCCAGTAGTTGGAGCCTTTGGGATTGCGAAGATAATCTAAGTCATAGTAGGCCGTCAGTAAATCCCTCTTCCTCAATGAATCCTTATTCTCTTTGGTCAGGTGAGGACAGAGTCCAAAACTACAGAGCAAAAGCAATGATCTCAGCATGTGCTGTGTGTGATACGAGAATGTGTGTTGTGTCAGTGTGGGCTCACGTGTTGTCTCTGATGAAGTGGCGCAGGTCTGTGATGGACAGGGGTCCTGTGTGGTGAACCACACTCTCCTCAAATTTACTGCTCAGTCTGGGGGGTCGGAACAGAAGCACGGACCTGCAGGGAAAGGGTTTACAAATTtttggttctcaactggttttgctcCAGGAATTCAATTTTAATCTGGACATCAAGTGGCCACCAGACAAAGTACCAAAATTGTTTATGGTACCAAAGTGAACAAAAATgccggcctctgctcactcaagctggcctccgctcactcaaggcctcaGCCCTCTACTCACTCAAGCCGGCCTCTACTCAAGCCGGCCTACGCTCGCTCAAGCTGGCCTACGCTCGCTCAAGCCGGCCTACACTCACTCAAGGCCTCAGCCCTCTGgtcactctaggcctccactcactcaagTCGGCCTCCGCTCACTCGAAGCCTCCGGCCTCTGCTCACTCGAAGCCTCCGGCCTCTGCTCACTCGAAGCCTCAGGCCTCTGCTCACTCGAAGCCTCAGGCCTCCGCTCACTCGAAGCCTCAGGCCTCCGCTCACTCGAAGCCTCAGGCCTCCGCTCACTCGACGCCTCCGGCCTCCGCTCACTCGAAGCCTCCGGCCTCCGCTCACTCGAAGCCTCCGGCCTCCGCTCACTCGAAGCCTCCGGCCTCCGCTCACTCGAAGCCTGCCACCTCCGCTCACTCGAAGCCTGCCGCCTCCGCTCACTCGAAGCCTCCCGCCTCCGCTCACTCTAAGCCTCCGGCCTCCGCTCACTCGAAGCCTGCCGCCTCCGCTCACTCTAAGCCTCCCGCCTCCGCTCACTCTAAGCCTCCCGCCTCCGCTCACTCTTAGCCTCCCGCCTCCGCTCACTCTAAGCCTCCCGCCTCCGCTCACTCTAAGCCTCCGCTCACACAAGCTGGCCTCCTCTCACTCAAGGCCTCAGCCCTCTGCTCACTGTTAACCTCCGCTCACTCAAGCTGGCCTCCTCTAACTCAAGGCCTCAGCTCTCCATACactctaagcctccactcactcaaGGCCTCAGCcctctgctcactctaggcctTCGTGCTCACTAAGTCTCCCGCCTCCGCTCACTTTAAGCCTCCCAACTCCGCTCACTTTaagcctccgctcactcaaactggcctccgctcactctaagCCTCCGCTCACTCGaagcctccgctcactcaaggtgGTCTCTGGTCACTCTaagcctctgctcactcaagctggcGTCCGCTCACTCTaagcctctgctcactcaaggctTCAGCTCTCCATACACTCTaagcctccgctcactcaaggcctcagccctctgctcactctaggcctccggcctccATGTTCACTTAGCCTCCCGCCTCCGCTCACTCTAAGCCTCCGCTCACTTTAAGCCTCCCAACTCCGCTCACTGTAAGCCTCCGCTCACTCGAAGCTTCCACTCACTCAAGGTGGTCTCTGGTCACTCTaagcctccgctcactcaagctGGCCTCCGCTCACCCGaagcctctgctcactcaaggtgGTCTCTGGTCACTCTaagcctccgctcactcaagctggcctccgctcactctaagcctccactcactcaaGGCCTCTGCTCTCCGTACACTCTaagcctccgctcactcaaggcctctGCTCTCCGTACACTCTaagcctccgctcactcaaggcctcaGCCCTCTGCTCACTATAGGCCTCCGTATTCACTTAGCCTCCCGCCTCCGCTCACTCTAAGCCTCCGCTCACTTTAAGCCTCCCAACTCCGCTCACTCTaagcctccgctcactcaagctGGCCTCCGCTCAATCGAAGCCTACGTTCACTCAAGGTGGTCTCTGGTCACTCTAAGCCTctgctcattctaagcctccgctcactcaagctggcctccgctcactcaaggccacggtgtgttttatatttatttcccaTCGCTCCGGCCAGACAAgggatcacaatatgttaaggggcaaaacatttctgtcacatgcttgaggtattcagccaattacaatgcactggatagctggccaatcagagcacacctcacttttcagaccgatgagtgTCTAAAAAAAATCAACGCATTTCAGAAGGTTTatcatagaggagaaacaatagtgtacagtatgtggaaaataatttttttttttttttataccttaccataaacacatttcattacaccaaataatgttctttttagcagtaTCATATGACATCTTTAATGCACACTAAGAATGTTTTTAAGTTTTCTCTTATGCTCATAAAAGGTTGAATTCCCTCCCCTTGCTTACTCGAATTTGACCTCATATTTCTTTCCGAGCTCTAGGTCTGTGGTGTGGGCAAAACGGAAACTCTCCCTCATTAAACTGGCTCCTTTGAGAAACTCAGAGAGTTGAGAACTGTCAGTTCCTGAGAAGAATCCTGAGATATGGACAGCGGAAAGGAAATACAAGACATTAGTAATAAAATACATGCACTATCTATCTATATTCTATCCAACCATCTTTACTGCATTTATTATCTTTTACTGCATATTCATTAATCTTCATTAGATATTTTCAATCTACAGAATGAATAACAAACAAGGTTTAGAGACAACTAGAGCACTTACCAACTATGCTGGCATCAAAGTTGTTGATGAAGTTCTCCAGGTCATGCTCACTATGCAGAGGCACAGAATCAGGCCCAGCCTGTTTCTTCATATAGTTCACGATTCCATCTGTTTGGAAAATGATATACCCACAATGACATCACCAGCAAATCAGTTATTGTATTTATGGCATACATCATTAAAAATGGCACAGAAACATACCAGCTGAGCGTGGGCCATCATATAATGATGATTCCTGTCCGTTCCTAAATATTTTGAGTGTTGGGTATCCAGTGACCCCATAGCGCTTACAGGTCTCTGTATTAGCAGTACAGTCCACCTGAACAAAGACTGTCACATATCAATCTCAACTGAATCCCCTATTAACATTACTATAACACGTGGGGTTTCTTAATATTGAACTCGGAGTTTTCATTAAAGGAATATTGCAGGTTCAAAACCATCAACAATCAAATTACCACAGGAAATTATTCAGACTCTGTTTGCAAAAGCTACAACTGCACTTATAGTAAAGCACTTAATACAGAAATCTACACagagcagggttattatagtaaactaaaacAATTTTGAAACAAAGTAAACTTttacttaaaattaaaagaaaaagggaaataaaaacatttaaaacatgaataaaaactatatctcaataataatattaaagtaaCACTGATAGAAGGTTAAAAAGCCGAAATGTGAAGCTTGCATTTTTCTTTGGTTTTGTGCGGGGTCACATACATGAGTctcaagtcactggggtatatttttagcaatagcaaaaaaaaaaatcattgtgtgGGTCCaacgtttttatttttcttgtatgccaaaaagcattattatattaagtaaagatcatgttccatgaagatattttgtaaatgtcctaccgtaaatatatcaaaacttaatttttgattagttataTGCACTGCTAAGACCTTTttagacaacttcaaaggtgattttctcagtatttttatctTGAATCCTCAGAAAGATGAACTTGTGCAATTAGCTGTTGCTTTTTCTGGTATCTTTGCACATTCCGCATAAAAGTTACCACTCTATATGGTCATGATTGATGACAGATGTGGAAAGACTCAAATAATTTGCATACATAACTaaataaggtaaaaaaataataattcacagtaTTTGTGACTATATTGAATGTCTATAAAATAGTGAGtgcatgaacaatacttctacagcatttattgatCTTAGTTAAAGttaatttcaatgcagtgtgaattaacatgaacaaaaaataaataaccattttcattaactaacattatcaaagatgaatactgtaatgtattgttcattgttaatgaatacattaactaatgttaacaaatgacaccttattgtTAAGTGTTATTATACCTATTTATCCTAATGCAATGCCTTGCCCCATTGACTTATTGCAAGAGCATCCATGCAAACTATTGTGATCACAAGATTGACATTACTGTATGTGTTAACTTTTAGCATTTCACACCGTCAATATAGCTTCAATTGCAGTCTACTGTAAATTACTCACCTTGGCTAAAGTTACTGTTCCCTTTAGTCGTGTAGCTGCAGTTTCAAACTCAGGAGCAAGTTTCTTACAATCACCACACCTGAGAAGAAAACAGAGCAGCAAAACAATCAAGAACTCCAGGAATGTTGGAATAAACGACGGCGACGATGAATAACGCTTAACTTTTGATATAGCAATGAATAAAAAGATTTTTACTAATCCCAGCTCTCATGTTTTTCTTAAAACCTTACAATACTTTATACAAATGAACAAAGGTTGTCATGAAGACCGTGTTTGCGTCGCACAGTCAGCTGTATATTGAGGTACCATGGACAGCTCCCTCCATCAAACACACCAGCACTGCACTGAGCGCAAACGCTTGTAGACATtgtctttattattttacacCAAACTGTTTTTAACTACATATCTGTATGTGCAAATGAATCATTATTCTCTCACCATGGGGCATAAAACGTCACCAGCAGGGTCTCGTGCTCGGGCGCGATGTACTCGAAATCTGCGTCTTTGAGCTCGAGCACATCATTGAGTCCACGCGCTGCCGAGCTCAACACACACAGAGCTGACACACATAAAACCCCGCGCAACATAAAGTTATCCATCagaaaaatattctttaaaaatcacATCCTGTAGAAAAACGTATAATTACACGTTTTAATACTGTCTGAATCCTGTGTATGCCTTCAAACTCAagtatcataaatatatattttaaaccaaATTTCTTAAATGGTGTTTCTTTTGTTCAAGTTCCTCAGGAAAATGGATTTGAAGTGATTTGAAGTGAATTGAAGTGAATTGAAGTCAGGCGGCAGGTCCGGCCTGCACACGTCATTCAAGTCTTATTGTTCAACAGATTTTTAAAGTCAGTCTGGTTCATCTTCTATCGCGCTGGACTGGATCTCTGGGTCCGATGGGCTTGTGGGATGTGAAATGCTGGATTTGTGGAACAACTTAATGAGGTCTTGAAAGCGCTCCAAAACCTAAGGAGAAAAGGGAAACATTGGTTGTTTTCCAACTTTGTGATTTATAAGGGTCGACCTGACTGCAGTGTTACTGCACACTGCTGAGGAAAATGTTTGAGCTCCAGAAGTCAATCCTGAAGCCTGTCTAGaacatatttcaccccaaaataagaaacaaatggTATTTTGCATTTTAGGAATGTTAtgattttaagtacattttactCTCTTGAGTTTAGGGTGAAATAGACGTGATCATTGTGAATGAAAGCCTCTGAATGTGAAAGAAAGCAAACCTCGTTGGCTGTTTTGTTGCCAAGCTGGGCTGCAATGGCATGAAACGTGTCCGGCTTGGCTCCTCTCTGCTGACAGGTGGTCAGTATTACACGGTCTGCCTCCCTGTTTAATCACACGAACAAAACACAGAAACATTCATTTCAAATCATAATTATATACATCGGGATGTGCACAAAAGTCACAATTTAGGTAGATACcgatataaataataaacaggGCTGCGTAAAATTCTGAAATGAAGCCTTGGCTTGAACTGAACTGGTTATAATCCACAGGACTGAAATTGTAGATGGAAAAACAGAAGAAGGAACTACTGGTCTTTAACTAAAGGAAACAGtcacaaaaattttaattgtccACAATCAGcaacaaaaaattaacaaatctGGACTAATTTTGACATGGATTTTACTCCATGATACATTACCGATCAAAGGGTGGGATTggtaagattttatgtttttgaaaagtcttttatgctcacaatttatttttgaacaaaacaaacagtaaaaacaatacaaatgtgaaatattattaaaatttaaaataaccatttttatatttgaatatgttatgtaatttattcctgtgatacgaagctgaattttcagcatcattactccagacttcagtcacacgatccttcagaaatcagtctaatatttggatttgctgctcaagaaacatttctgattattatcagtgttgaaaacacaaTGTttctgtggaaacagtgatacattttttttcaggattcttagatatgtagacatttttttttattaaatcttctacattataaaatgtcttgactggctctttatatatatagcaTCCGGTTTAAAGTAAGACCATATGTGATGATCTTTTAGCACTTACAGGTGAATTTCAAATTCTGTTTGCTATCTCTATTTAATTTCAGGAGTTGAACTGAAATTTAAAAGGTCTTTCCAATCCAACCTTGATAACAGCAAAGTATATATTTCTAAAATTAAATGATCAACAGGGAAATAATGTGGCACAACATTTCTAACCTCGTCCAGAGGACTACTTTTTTCCCGTTTGGTGTGCGAGAGATATTCTTGGCACAGACTGAGCTTCCTGTGGCATTAAATGAAGACAGCTGTCTGTCCACTGAAGACGATTCAACTGCCTCCTTTTTTGACTCTGCTGCCACACTGTTTTTGTCGGCcttcttcttttttgtttctGCCGTCTGAGAGAGAAAGTGATAAAACGTCAGAATAAAACTGCCATTACAATTACATGGTATGCACACAATTAGGATTTTTTGAGATCTTTATAGACACTGAGAAGTCAACTGTATGAGGAGAAGATGAAACCAGAACCTGTTCGTCTCTTTTTCTTTCGTGTTTATTGGCTGTTTTGACAGGCTCCACTGTTTGATCTGGTAAGACAGCTCTGATTGTTTGACATGCATGGTTTTCTTCCAAGCCCTCACTGGTTTCCACATTGTCTGCACAATCCTCATCTTGCACTTGTGGGTATAGCTGCTTaaaaaattcccagaattcctccAGCAGATCAGTGTGTTCACGGAACAGCAATGTTATTTGAGCTTTTGTCTGAAAAACAGAAGAGATGCTCAAATACCAGAATAATAAGGAAGGACTGCTTGTCTGATGACGTCCTATTCAAATACCTCTCTGAAGTCAGAAAGATCTCGTGAAAGACCCCCTTGTAGAATGTGCACCACTTTTCTGTAGAGATCCGACTGCTCTCCAAAAGTACACTCCAGCTGGCGTAGAAACCGTCTGCTGCGCTCGAATGCCTGCTGCTCCGCCAGCTAAAGCCACACATTAAGAAGAGCATCGTTTGAAACTTTATGATTGTGTGCTCCATGAATATGAGAGTATGGTTAATTGTGCTCTACCAGGCCACACTCTTTGGCTTGATCTGGAGGCAGGAAGGCAGCAAAATCTCGAAGCAGCTCAGGCCAGTCGCTCAGCACAGGCTTGAGTCTCTTCAGCAGCTCCAGTGAGGTGCGACTTTCTGGGTCTTTCTCAAACTCTGAGAGAACACTCAAGAACTTGTGCACTTTCCCAGGCACCACCTGCAGCACCTCATAGacctgcagacagacagacagaatatcAGACAAAAAAATGGACCTGTCACGACATAAAAATGAGCATTAATATTTGCTAGCATCTAAATATTTCTTACCTTCTCCAGGTAAGCCTGGGCAAAGGCGATATCTTTAGCGTCTCTGTAAGGATCGTCATCATGCGCATCATCAGAAAGGACCAAAGGACTCTCCACAGATCCTGTGAGTGCCACATTCACTCAGTTTAGATTTAAAAGTACATAAATAAATGGTGTCTGCGTCACTATTAAAGCTAATGTTTCAGCTACATTTTTTTTGGACTCCTGCATAAATGACTGAACTGACCTGCAGGTTGACAGTTTGACTCTCCATCATCTGAACTTCCTTCTCTTTCACATCTCATCTTTGTGGT
Protein-coding regions in this window:
- the LOC132104437 gene encoding protein disulfide-isomerase A3-like, whose protein sequence is MDNFMLRGVLCVSALCVLSSAARGLNDVLELKDADFEYIAPEHETLLVTFYAPWCGDCKKLAPEFETAATRLKGTVTLAKVDCTANTETCKRYGVTGYPTLKIFRNGQESSLYDGPRSADGIVNYMKKQAGPDSVPLHSEHDLENFINNFDASIVGFFSGTDSSQLSEFLKGASLMRESFRFAHTTDLELGKKYEVKFESVLLFRPPRLSSKFEESVVHHTGPLSITDLRHFIRDNTFGLCPHLTKENKDSLRKRDLLTAYYDLDYLRNPKGSNYWRNRVLKVASKFSSQALLYSVANRNDFLEELEDEFGLGALDATELPFVTIRTRTGNKYTMREEFTRDGKSLENFLEDYFAGRLKRYVKSEPVPAKNNAAVKVVVADTFEEIVNNPEKDVLIEFYAPWCGHCKELEPKYKELGERLYSDPNIEIAKMDATANDVPQGYDVQGFPTIYFAAAGRKDEPKRYEGAREVKDFLNFLKLEASKPLVLNVVKEEL